In a single window of the uncultured Dysgonomonas sp. genome:
- a CDS encoding YgiQ family radical SAM protein has translation MKEYRLTDWQPTTKKEVELRGWDELDVILFSGDVYIDHPSFGAAVIGRMLEAEGLKVAIIPQPNWRDDLRDFKKLGKPRLFFGVTAGAMDSMINHYTANKRLRSDDAYTPDGKAGMRPDRASIVYCNILKELFPDVPVLLGGIEASLRRVTHYDYWDDKLYKSILIDSKADLLVYGMGENPLKKIVSELKNGKSLDELRDMPQTAYLCAKNALKQQTDGKDIYLASHEECLADKLKQAGNFRIVEEQSNMMNASRIIQIYDEKAVIINPPYPPMSEKEIDASFDLPYTRLPHPKYKGKTIPAFEMIKFSVNMHRGCFGGCAFCTISAHQGKFIASRSKKSILNEVKQITEMPDFKGYLSDLGGPSANMYKMKGRDENICAKCKRPSCIHPKICKNLDVDHSHLLDIYKAVDSLPKIKKSFIGSGVRYDMLLHRNDDDRLNKISDKYTKELILNHVSGRLKVAPEHTSDKVLNCMRKPSFSQFHTFKRIFDKINSESGLKQQLIPYFISSHPACTEIDMAELASETKPLGFKLEQVQDFTPSPMTVATEIYYTGYHPYTLEKVYTARTKEQKLAQRQYFFWYDKNYRPQIIKSLKKLKREDLLKKLSIY, from the coding sequence ATGAAAGAATACCGACTGACCGACTGGCAACCGACCACAAAAAAAGAAGTGGAACTCAGAGGATGGGACGAACTGGATGTTATCCTTTTCTCAGGAGACGTATATATAGACCACCCGTCTTTTGGAGCAGCAGTCATAGGACGCATGCTTGAAGCCGAAGGGCTGAAGGTAGCCATCATACCACAGCCGAACTGGCGGGACGATCTGCGCGACTTCAAAAAACTGGGTAAACCGCGCCTTTTCTTCGGGGTAACAGCCGGAGCAATGGACTCGATGATAAACCACTATACGGCGAACAAGCGACTGCGCTCCGACGATGCCTATACGCCTGATGGAAAGGCAGGGATGCGCCCCGACAGGGCCTCCATTGTCTATTGCAATATTCTGAAAGAGCTTTTTCCCGATGTACCTGTATTATTAGGGGGAATAGAGGCATCCTTACGCAGGGTAACGCACTACGATTACTGGGATGATAAATTATATAAATCTATACTTATCGACTCAAAAGCGGATCTGCTGGTATATGGCATGGGTGAGAATCCATTGAAAAAGATAGTTTCGGAGCTCAAGAACGGCAAATCTCTCGATGAATTAAGAGATATGCCACAAACGGCATATCTATGTGCTAAAAACGCTTTAAAACAGCAAACAGACGGAAAAGATATCTATTTGGCTTCCCATGAAGAGTGCCTTGCCGATAAACTTAAACAAGCAGGCAATTTTCGCATTGTAGAAGAGCAATCGAATATGATGAATGCTTCGCGCATTATACAGATATACGATGAAAAGGCGGTAATAATCAACCCTCCCTACCCTCCCATGTCTGAAAAAGAGATAGATGCCTCGTTCGATCTGCCATATACCCGCCTGCCCCATCCGAAATACAAAGGAAAAACCATTCCGGCTTTTGAGATGATAAAATTCTCGGTAAATATGCACCGGGGATGTTTCGGTGGATGTGCCTTTTGTACCATATCGGCACATCAGGGAAAATTCATTGCCTCCCGCTCGAAAAAATCGATACTCAACGAGGTAAAACAAATCACGGAAATGCCAGATTTCAAGGGATATTTAAGTGATCTGGGAGGCCCTTCGGCAAACATGTATAAAATGAAAGGCAGGGATGAAAACATTTGCGCTAAATGCAAACGCCCCTCATGTATTCATCCGAAGATATGCAAAAACCTCGATGTAGACCATTCACACCTTTTGGATATTTATAAAGCTGTGGATTCCCTGCCGAAAATCAAGAAATCATTTATCGGCAGTGGAGTGCGCTATGACATGTTGTTACACCGGAATGACGATGACCGGTTAAACAAAATATCCGACAAATACACGAAGGAGCTGATATTAAATCACGTCTCCGGCAGACTAAAAGTGGCTCCGGAACATACATCCGACAAGGTGCTAAACTGTATGCGCAAACCAAGCTTCTCGCAGTTTCATACATTTAAGAGAATATTCGATAAGATTAATTCCGAAAGCGGATTAAAACAGCAGCTTATCCCTTATTTTATATCATCCCATCCGGCTTGTACAGAAATAGATATGGCGGAGCTAGCCTCCGAGACAAAGCCTTTGGGCTTTAAACTGGAACAGGTTCAGGACTTTACACCTTCGCCAATGACAGTGGCTACAGAAATTTATTATACCGGTTATCATCCTTATACACTCGAAAAAGTATATACGGCACGAACCAAAGAGCAAAAGCTGGCTCAGCGCCAATACTTTTTCTGGTACGACAAAAACTATAGACCTCAGATTATCAAGTCATTGAAGAAGTTGAAAAGGGAGGATTTATTGAAAAAGTTATCTATTTATTAA
- a CDS encoding DUF6597 domain-containing transcriptional factor, with translation MYIEHLPHPLLSRYIETYWSSTDFAENEIKRRILPDGCVDIIFSFHRQSLPHIVGTMTTFLEIAYLGEVRFIGIRFKPGGITAFTRVPVNEFTDSRVELFSTESVFDKSFGEDIPWERSTTDIISFVDNYLLSRLPKLSPLDERIDYAISLIKQSKGNISIPIIAEKACLSKRQFERRFLADIGISPKAFSRIFKFRNTRQFLKSGINQSLFNTAVDCGYYDHAHLIKEFKRLSGSLPSEL, from the coding sequence ATGTACATTGAGCATCTACCACATCCACTTTTAAGCAGATATATCGAAACCTATTGGTCTTCGACAGATTTTGCTGAGAACGAGATTAAGCGGCGTATATTGCCTGATGGTTGCGTAGATATTATATTTTCATTTCACCGGCAGTCTCTCCCTCACATTGTGGGTACTATGACTACTTTTCTGGAAATAGCATATCTGGGAGAGGTCAGGTTTATAGGGATTCGCTTCAAACCGGGAGGAATAACGGCTTTTACCCGTGTGCCTGTAAACGAATTTACTGATTCGCGGGTCGAACTTTTCTCTACGGAATCGGTATTTGATAAGTCTTTCGGTGAAGATATTCCCTGGGAAAGGAGTACAACAGATATTATCTCTTTTGTGGATAACTATTTATTAAGCCGGCTTCCGAAATTGTCTCCGTTGGATGAAAGGATTGATTATGCCATATCGCTGATAAAACAAAGTAAGGGAAACATATCGATACCGATTATTGCAGAAAAGGCTTGTCTGAGCAAACGGCAATTTGAACGCAGGTTTCTGGCCGATATAGGAATCTCTCCAAAAGCATTCAGCCGTATTTTCAAATTCAGGAATACCCGCCAATTTTTAAAGTCAGGAATTAATCAAAGTCTTTTTAACACAGCAGTTGATTGTGGTTATTATGATCATGCTCATTTGATAAAAGAGTTTAAACGGCTCTCCGGGTCTTTGCCTTCGGAACTGTAA